In Macrobrachium nipponense isolate FS-2020 chromosome 25, ASM1510439v2, whole genome shotgun sequence, one genomic interval encodes:
- the LOC135199114 gene encoding CAP-Gly domain-containing linker protein 1-like, with amino-acid sequence MTIDEDALLERIQDLETSLANDDNSHAEEIVELTQEAERKMQEAEDTTQVLEKERKVLKKIQDKTEDLINKQGEEIGYLNGLNTANKRLQERLHECAAEKEKTGEDMDKKKLKLEGDLECHVNERRNLMEMRSADEEQEKEGKRFLRIVDEEVTKLQDLINSAESDLKTFRPQMSEEVEGKVLAAMGKARLLITQKVEQFRGLCQQNIDGPKGEEPTIMAADLAGFWDMVSIQVDNVHHLFKEVSVLKTKGWKQDQNVETTNNVTINPVKRKPAKVGKKAVKSCPEEQKARDEARKKLLEERRRVMKEAMKAKQAQPDTNGVVTDVEIMVAEQNVANLEHLAVEDKEERTKEDECGRVNEKIKEVGNQKEGHQFLQIVENKVSELQALINNAKSDLETFTPQMSEEVQGKVLAAMGKARLLISQKIEQFRGLCQQNIDGPKGEEPAILAEDLAGFWDMVSIQVDNVHQLFKEVSVLKANGWKENPNKQNTNNVTKGPVKREPVKVMKKATKICSEEQKARDEARRKLLEERRRAMKEALKAKQAQPDANGIVDDVEIMLAEQNIAHLQDLAGEDKEKRTKGDEGGAVNEKTKEVEKQKEGHQFLQIVENEVSGLQA; translated from the coding sequence ATGACGATAGACGAGGATGCTCTCCTGGAGAGAATTCAAGACCTGGAAACGTCCTTGGCTAATGACGACAATTCACATGCTGAAGAAATCGTTGAGCTGACCCAGGAGGCTGAAAGGAAAATGCAAGAAGCAGAAGATACTACTCAAGTtttggaaaaggaaaggaaagttttGAAGAAAATTCAGGACAAAACCGAAGACTTGATAAATAAACAAGGAGAAGAAATAGGGTATTTAAATGGCCTCAATACTGCAAACAAAAGACTACAAGAACGCCTCCATGAATGTGCAGCCGAAAAGGAGAAAACTGGAGAGGATATGGATAAAAAGAAACTTAAGTTGGAAGGCGATCTTGAATGTCATGTAAACGAAAGGAGGAATTTGATGGAAATGAGATCAGCAGATGAAGAACAGGAAAAGGAAGGTAAGCGATTCCTTAGGATAGTGGATGAGGAAGTCACTAAATTGCAGGATCTAATAAACAGCGCAGAATCGGATCTGAAAACTTTTAGACCACAGATGAGTGAGGAGGTAGAAGGAAAGGTCTTAGCAGCCATGGGAAAAGCCCGCCTCCTCATTACTCAGAAGGTTGAACAGTTTCGAGGTCTATGTCAACAAAATATCGATGGTCCCAAAGGTGAAGAACCCACCATAATGGCTGCAGACCTAGCTGGCTTTTGGGACATGGTATCAATTCAGGTGGATAATGTACACCACCTTTTCAAAGAGGTCAGTGTTCTGAAAACTAAGGGATGGAAACAGGACCAAAATGTAGAGACCACTAATAATGTCACCATAAACCCAGTGAAGAGGAAACCAGCAAAGGTTGGGAAAAAAGCTGTGAAGAGTTGTCCTGAGGAACAAAAGGCACGAGACGAGGCCCGCAAGAAACTACTGGAGGAGAGACGTAGGGTGATGAAGGAGGCAATGAAAGCTAAACAAGCTCAGCCTGATACAAATGGCGTAGTAACTGATGTAGAAATTATGGTGGCAGAACAAAACGTTGCCAATTTGGAGCATTTAGCAGTTGAAGATAAGGAGGAAAGGACAAAGGAAGATGAATGTGGCAGAGTTAATGAGAAAATCAAGGAAGTGGGAAACCAAAAGGAAGGCCACCAGTTCTTACAAATAGTTGAAAACAAGGTTTCTGAATTACAAGCCCTGATAAACAATGCCAAATCTGACCTGGAAACCTTCACACCACAGATGAGTGAGGAGGTACAAGGAAAGGTCCTCGCAGCAATGGGAAAGGCACGCCTCCTTATCTCACAGAAGATAGAGCAGTTCAGAGGCCTGTGTCAACAAAACATTGATGGGCCTAAAGGTGAAGAACCTGCTATACTAGCTGAAGATCTGGCGGGCTTTTGGGACATGGTATCCATTCAGGTGGATAATGTTCACCAGCTTTTCAAAGAAGTTAGTGTTCTTAAAGCCAATGGATGGAAAGAGAACCCAAATAAACAGAACACTAATAATGTCACCAAAGGTCCTGTGAAGAGGGAACCagtaaaagttatgaaaaaagcTACGAAGATTTGCTCCGAGGAACAAAAGGCACGAGATGAGGCCCGCAGGAAACTACTGGAGGAAAGACGGCGGGCAATGAAAGAGGCACTGAAAGCTAAACAAGCTCAGCCTGATGCAAATGGCATAGTAGATGATGTGGAAATTATGTTGGCAGAACAAAACATCGCCCATTTGCAAGATTTAGCAGGTGAAGATAAGGAGAAAAGGACAAAGGGAGATGAAGGTGGCGCAGTTAATGAGAAAACAAAGGAAgtagaaaaacaaaaggaaggcCACCAATTCTTACAAATAGTTGAAAACGAGGTTTCTGGATTACAAGCCTGA